DNA from Chloroflexota bacterium:
GAGTCCCGGCAGGTGTGGTCGATTATTCCGCCCGAGGTTGAGGGTGCGCCCCACGCGCCGTGGTGGGACTTTGCGGCGAGTGAGGCAGGCTTTGGTGGGTTTCTCATAAACCCGCGTGTGGAGATAGTCGGCTACTTGCACGACTACAGGGCCGCGGTGCCGGTGGACCTTCTGCAGTCAACAACGCAAGCGGTTTTCGCGCACCTGAATTCGCTGCCCGACGAGATGGAGATGCACGACCTCATTTGTTTTGTCAGCCTCGCGGAGACTGAAGCGTTGCCTCGGGAGTTGAAGGACCGTATTTGGATGAAACTTGCCAAGGCGGCGGAACACGGCGTCGCGCGCGAGCCGGAGCAATTGACCGGCTATGTGCTGAAGCCCTTGTATGTAGTCTCTTCGCCGGACGCTCCGCTGGCGGACGCATTGGCGGATGAGGTGGCAATGAACCTGGACTTTGAGATAGACCAACAGGGCGCGGACGGCGCGTGGTCGCCGAATTTCTCGTGGGGTGAGCAGCATCCTGAGGCGTGGGAGATCGCCAAGCGCGAATGGCAGGCACGGATGACCTTGAAGAATCTACGGGTGCTTCGCGATTTCGGCCGCATTGAGACTGGTTGAGATAAGGCGGCGGTAGGGAGAGAGAAGAGGCTAGTAATAGGTGGACAGATATCCTCCTCTCTTTGATTTCGGAGGGGGAATTCTCTGAGGTTGTATGTGAGTCGATTGCACGCACTTCTTCTTGATTTAGATGAAACACTGCTGGACGGCAGCGTATTCCCGCAATCCATTGCGCAAACCTGCGAGGAGCTTGCGTTGCTGCGGCCGGAGCTAGAGGCAAAGCGACTGCAAGAGGCCAATCATGCAGTGTTCAGTACCTATGGGCCAGAGAGGCATGACGCTTGGACGCTCGGCAGATTGAGCGGCGCAGATCTCACTCTTGAATCCTGGCGCAGAACACTTCAGTTGTGTGGCTACAATGACGAATCACTCGCCCAATTTGCAGCTAACACTCATTTGCGCTTTGCCTGGGACTCTTATCAGCCATTCACTGACGTAGCGGGACTCATTAGTGCAGTGCGGCAGGCACGCGTCCCAGTAGCTCTGGTGACGAATGGCGCTTCCGACACACAGCGACATAAGATTGAGGCAATGGGTATTGCCAGTTGGTTTAGCGCATTTTCGATCTCTGGGGAGACTGGCGCGGCCAAACCGGATAAACGTGCGTTTACTGTTGTGCTCAAGGCTCTTGGCGTATCCGGCAAGAAAGTATGGCACGTGGGAGATAGCCTGGCGGCTGACGTTGCTGGAGCGAATGCGGCCGGTCTTAGCTCGGTGTGGCTGAATCGGGACGGTACCGTACGCACTAAGAAGGATGCCCAACCTGATCTGGAAATCACATCACTTTCTGAATTAGCTCCCTATCTCTTACCATGAGTGCGAAGGCTGGCTATCTCTGACGCGACGTAGACCCCAGTCAGTAAACACTGAACGGACTGAACACACAGCGAGTGCTTCACAGCCCTAAGATGTTGTACGTCACACCGTCTAGCTCATCCGTCCCTATGGCA
Protein-coding regions in this window:
- a CDS encoding HAD family hydrolase; protein product: MSRLHALLLDLDETLLDGSVFPQSIAQTCEELALLRPELEAKRLQEANHAVFSTYGPERHDAWTLGRLSGADLTLESWRRTLQLCGYNDESLAQFAANTHLRFAWDSYQPFTDVAGLISAVRQARVPVALVTNGASDTQRHKIEAMGIASWFSAFSISGETGAAKPDKRAFTVVLKALGVSGKKVWHVGDSLAADVAGANAAGLSSVWLNRDGTVRTKKDAQPDLEITSLSELAPYLLP